Proteins from a single region of Hermetia illucens chromosome 3, iHerIll2.2.curated.20191125, whole genome shotgun sequence:
- the LOC119651931 gene encoding uncharacterized protein LOC119651931, with protein MKIFMICFAILGCLLVATTSSSISLRSAPVVSSTLVRNDHIGGGSIVVERPYEVAPPLIDNRFRPIPLVYSGILPFNYPNYPYASLYPYSLYYTQHSLTALK; from the exons ATGAAG ATTTTTATGATATGCTTTGCCATCTTGGGATGCCTCCTCGTAGCAACGACTAGCTCATCCATAAGTTTGCGTTCAGCGCCTGTTGTTAGTTCAACTCTTGTCAGGAATGATCATATTGGGGGTGGTAGTATTGTCGTCGAGCGTCCATATGAAGTAGCCCCACCACTAATCGACAACCGTTTCCGACCAATACCACTTGTTTATAGTGGAATATTGCCTTTCAATTATCCAAATTATCCTTATGCGTCATTATACCCTTATAGCCTTTACTACACTCAACATAGTTTGACCGCTTTAAAATAG
- the LOC119653076 gene encoding serine protease gd-like isoform X2, with protein sequence MEWVTNKNNHALEENDKDGSVLAGEDAFHVFFTKKNDGSYRSRFLVEGRRGGPFPILEALYINGVEICQNNNTVKIRPRVLPTRSKIPKDNRGSTTLSCGKRILLGNPLITNAEPSRHGDWPWHAAIYHVDSGSWQYKCGGTLISSRIILTAAHCVTEDRNQIVAERIVVRLGQYLLIGGSTVKEFRVYKVIRHEDYSPSNFKNDIAIIKLGTEVAFNEYIQPACLWDKFATDLSAIVNKEGYVVGWGFNEEDLLSDVLSQAILPIVSLMTCLESNRAYFGGVLTDKTFCAGSRNGTSVCNGDSGGGLFIRINGIFRLRGIVSQTVARIDKSVCDPNHYVVFTDSAQYLDWIESNSN encoded by the exons gaaaatgatAAAGATGGAAGTGTACTTGCTGGTGAGGACGCTTTTCATGTTTTCTTTACAAAGAAAAATGATGGATCATATCGTAGTAGATTCCTAGTTGAAGGTCGTAGAGGTGGTCCATTTCCTATTTTAGAAGCATTGTACATTAACGGGGTTGAAATTTGCCAAAATAACAACACA GTGAAGATCAGACCAAGAGTCCTGCCCACCCGGAGCAAAATCCCTAAGGACAATCGTGGATCCACTACTCTCTCCTGTGGTAAAAGAATCCTCCTGGGAAATCCACTCATCACCAATGCAGAACCCTCAAGGCACGGTGACTGGCCGTGGCATGCCGCAATTTATCATGTGGACAGTGGCAGTTGGCAGTATAAATGTGGAGGCACCTTAATATCATCAAGAATCATTCTGACTGCAGCACATTGTGTTACCGAGGATCGAAACCAAATCGTCGCAGAACGCATTGTGGTTAGGCTTGGCCAATACCTATTAATAGGGGGTTCAACTGTCAAAGAGTTTCGAGTGTATAAAGTCATTCGACATGAGGATTATAGTCcttcaaactttaaaaatgatatTGCAATAATAAAGCTTGGAACAGAAGTAGCTTTCAATGAATACATCCAACCGGCATGTCTCTGGGACAAATTTGCgactgatctgagtgcaatcgtTAATAAGGAAGGTTATGTTGTTGGGTGGGGGTTCAATGAGGAGGACCTTCTTTCTGATGTTTTGTCACAAGCCATATTACCAATAGTTTCTTTGATGACATGTTTGGAAAGTAACAGGGCATACTTTGGTGGTGTTTTAACAGATAAGACTTTTTGTGCTGGATCTAGGAACGGGACAAGCGTATGTAATGGGGATAGTGGAGGAGGACTGTTTATTAGGATAAAcggaatttttcggttgaggggAATCGTTTCACAAACTGTTGCTAGGATAGATAAAAGTGTCTGTGATCCAAACCATTATGTAGTCTTTACGGACTCCGCTCAATATTTAGATTGGATTGAGTCCAATTCGAACTGA